Below is a window of Thermodesulfomicrobium sp. WS DNA.
CCCTGGTCTTTGACCTCCGCCACCTTGGCGATGAGGGCGGCCACGTCGTATTCCCGGAAGGCGTTGGCGCGGCCCGTGGGATAGGCGGTGGCGAACTTGTCCATGGCCTCGCGCAGGAAGGCGTTGTCCAGGGCGGCGCGGATGTCTTTGGTGTAATCGCGAAGGGTCTTGGCGGTATGCATTAGGCTTCCTCCACCAGCAGGATGTGCAGTTCCAAAGGTCCATGGACCCCAAGGGCCAGGACGCGCTCGATGTCCGCCGTGCGGCTGGCGCCGGTGATCAAGGCCAGGTAATTGGGGTTTCGCCCCAGCATGCGGCGCAGATCGTCGGCGATGCTTTCCGCCGTGGGCGCGATGCGGTTTTTGGGCAGCACCGCCACGTGGATTTCGCCGAGCATGGTGGCCAGGCGCACTTCCTCGCTCACGGAATCGAGCACCAAGGTGCCGGTTTCGGCAATGCCGTACTGGCAGACGGTAAAGCCGATATCCACCCCCCCGAGATGCTCGCGCAGGCTGTTTTCGATGACGGAGATGCCGTTTTCTTTGGCCCGGGCCACGAGAAGCTCGCGGGTGGCGGCATCGATCCCAGGGGCGGCGATGATCTTGCCCCACTCTTTGAGGCCGCACAGATCCCGTCCCACCGGGGAGAGGGATTCGTCGCAGCCGGAGACGAGGATCTGGCAGGCCTCTTTGTGGACGCACAGATCCACGGTGTAGGCCACAGCCTCGGCCATGGTCTCCACTTCGCTCACCACGGCCGAGACCGCTTCGGCCTTGGCACGGAAACGTTCCACCATTGCACTCTGTTCCATGCAGGACTCCTTGAACAAAAAGGTTTGTTCGCCGTCTGCCGGAATCGTGCCAGAAAGCCTATGGTAAAAATCGCAAAAATATTTGCTGGTTGATTGAAGGCCGGTCGCGGCGGGAAGCGGGTGGGCCGCCCGCATTGGGGGATTTGCCCCAGGGGGTGGGGCAAGTCCCCCAATCAGGAGGCGCCAAGCTGCATCTGGGCGATGGCGCGGTAGAGGGGGCAGGTGGCGAGGAGTTCCTGATGCCGGCCTTGGGCGATGATGCGGCCGGCCTCCAGGACCACGATGGCATCGGCCTCCACCACCGTGGAGAGGCGGTGGGCGATGACCAGGCTGGTGCGGCCTTCCATGAGGTTGTCCAGGGCCTGCTGCACCATGCGTTCGGACTCGGTGTCCAGAGCGCTGGTGGCCTCGTCGAGGATGAGCAGTTCCGGGTTTTCCAAAATGGCCCGGGCAATGGTGATGCGTTGCTTCTGGCCGCCGGAGAGCTTGACCCCGCGCTCCCCCACGATGGTGTCGTAGCCCAGGGGAAGCTGGGTGATGAAGTCGTGGGCAAAAGCGGCCTGGGCGGCCTGGATGACCGCCTCCATGGGCGCGTCGGGCCGGCCGTAGGCGATGTTGTCGCGCACGCTGCCGTTGAAGAGGAAATTGTCCTGGGAGACCACACCGAGGAAGCGGCGCAGGCTCGCCAGGTCGTAGTCTTCGATGGGCCGGCCGTTGAGGAGGATGCGGCCGGAGTCGTGGAGATAGAACCGGGGGATGAGGGCCGCCAGGGTGGACTTGCCGGCGCCGGACGGGCCCACCACGGCCACTTTTTGGCCGCGGGTCACGGTGAGGCAGATGTCGTGGAGGGCCGGGGTGGTGGTGCCGGGATAGGTGAAGGAGACGTGCTCGAAGACGAGGTCCTGGAAGGGCGGCGTCAGCGGGATGCCGCCGCGGGGCTCTTCGGCAAGGCGTGGGTCGTCGAGCACCTGGAAGATACGCTCCGCCCCGGCCAGGGCCTTTTGGATGTCGAGGTTGGCGCTGGTGAGCTTTTTGAGCGGGTCGTAGAGCATCACCAGGGCGGTCATGAAGGAAAAGAAGGTGCCGGGCGTGGACTCGCCGGCGATCACCTTGGAGCCGCCGTACCAGATGACCACTCCCGCGCCCAGGGCGCCGATGAGCTCCATCACCGGCGAGGAGAGCTCGTTGTACTTGATCTGGCGCACGGCGATATCCACCAAGCGGCCGTTTTCCCGGCGGAAGCGCTCGTCTTCGCGCTTTTCCGCGGCAAAGAGCTTCACCACCCGGATGCCGCTGAAGACCTCCTGCAAGAAGGCGGAAATATCCGAGAGGCGCGCCTGGTTCTTGCGCCCCAACTGGCGCAGCTTCCTGCCGAAGTAGAAGAAGGGATAGGCCGCCACCGGCAGCACCACCACCGCCAAGGTGGCCATGGCGGGATCGCGGTAGAAGACCACCCCCACCAGTCCCACCATGGTGAGGGCCTCGCGCACCAGCATCACCATGCTCGGCAGGCTCGTGCGCACCATGGTGACGTCGTTCAAGATGCGCGACATGAGCATGCCGGTCTGGTTTTCCTCGAAAAACCCCACCGGCAGCCGGATGATGCGGCTGTGGAGTTCCTCGCGCAGCTGCTCCAGCACCTTGAGACCGCAGTAGTTCATCTCGTAGTTCTGCAGAAAGCGGAAGACCCCCTTGATGAGAAACACGGCGATGAGGGCCGCGGGGATGAGCACCAGGGCGTCTTCGTCCTTGCGGATGAAGATGTCGTCCAGGGCGGGTTTGACCAGGAAGGCCGCTGCCGCAGAGCAGGCGGCCACGATGCCCATGGAGACGAGGGAGACGACGATGCGTGCGCGGTAGGGGAAAAAATAGCGCAGCGTGCGGCGCAGCAGCTCAATGCTGCTGGTGTTTTGCGCTTCGTGGGAGAGTTTCATGCAAGAGGTACCTCGAAAGAGTGCAGATCCGGGTGGGGAGGAACGCTGCGGAAGCGTTTGCCAAAGAGCCGCGCCCCCCAGGTGGTGGCGTGCATGGCCAGGCGCCGGCGCAGCCAGCCCACGCTTTTGCGGCGGCCCACGCCGATGCGCTGCACCCGGAAGGGATCAGTGCCTGGCGCGTTGGGGCCGCGCTCCAGGGTGAAGGCCCCCACGTGGCCGCTTGCGCGCGCCGCCTGGGTGGAGGTGGCGTCAAAATGGCCCCAGGGCCAGCACAGCCATACCGCCGCATTGCCGGTGACTTCTTGGATGACTTCCCGGGAGCGGGCAAGCTCCGTCAGACAGTCCGTGGCGCGGGCTTCTGGGCTTCGGCGGGTGAGACGCACGGCGTGCGGGAGTTCTTCGGGCCAGAAGCCGTCGTAGGCATAGGCGCTTCCCAGGGCAAAGACCGGGTAGCGCGGGTCTTCGGTACGGTAGATGCCGGCCACGGCCCAGTGGCAGCCTTGGCCCACGGTGCCGGTGGGGACATGGCTGATGAAGCAGCCCTGGTGCCGGGCGGTGTGGTTGTGCACCTCGAAGCCGAAGTCCTCCACCAGGGCGCGCACTTCGCTTGCGCGCAGGAAATGGGAGAAATCCTGCTGCCGCAGGGCCAGGCGCAGGCCATGGGAGAGCTTGGCCGGGGCAGGGCATTGGCTTGGGGTACGCGCCGGCCCTTGGCCCAAAAAGTCGGTGATGGCGAAGAAGACGCCGTGCAGTCCAAGGCGCCGAAGGCGCGGGGCCACCTCGGTCCACATGCTGACGTGGCAGTCGTCGAAGGTGAGCATGAGGCTGCGCTCCGGCACCGGCGTTTTTCCCGTGAGTACGGCCAAAAGCTCCGCACAGGAGAGGGTGCGCCAGCCGCTGCGCACGATCTCCTGCAGATGGGCCTCGAAGAGTTCGGCCGGGTGCCCGCCGGGGGTGCCCACGTCGTGGTAGCAGAGCACGGGAATGGATCTCGGGATCACTCTTCGCCTCCGTCAAGACCGTAGATGGCAAGCAGGCGGGCTGTGCGCGTCGGCACGGAAAAGTCCCCGGCACGCCTTTGGGCCGCAGTCGCCAGCAGCAAGCGCTCGCTGGGGACATCCAAAAGCCGGCCCACGGCCTGGGCGATGGCCTCGGGGTCTTCAGGGGTGGTGAGGATGCCGTCGCGACCGTGGGTGAGGATTTCCGGCACTCCGCCCACAGCGGTGGCCACAGGTGCGGCCCCGCAGGCCATGGCCTCCAAGAGGGCGTTGGGCTGGCTTTCCTGACGCGAGGCGAGCACGAAGATGCTGGTGGCAGAAAGCACGCGCAGCACCTCCGCGTGGGCTACGGCGCCGTGAAAACAGGTGCGCTCCACGGCCGGCCCCAGGAGCGCCTCCCAACGGGAATCTGCGTGGGTCCCCACCACGTGCACCGCGAAGTCGCGGCGCCGCCGGGCGAGGCTGGCCATGGCCCTGAGGAAAATGTCGAGTCCTTTGTAGGGCTTGGTGCCGCCCACGAAGGTCACCCACGGCGGGCTGGGGCGGGTGGCGGGGTTGGGGCAGCCCTCGGGCATGGCGATGGCGTTGGGGACCCTGTGGATCTTGCGTTGGGGGATCCACAGACGGCGCAGCACCGTGGCTGCTGCCTCAGAGTTGCAGATGATGCCGTCGAGCTGCGGAAGGAAGAACAACGGAAAACTCCCTGGCACGAAGACCACCCCGCGGTTGAGAAACAGCCGAAAGCGCGCGCCAAGCAATTTGGCGAAGAGAAAGGCTTTGTACACCCGGCTATGGAAACAATGCACCACATCGGGTTGGGTGTGGGCAAGAATGCGGCGCGCTTGCAATAGGCCCAGACGAGGGCCTGACGGGATGCAGGCGACCGCGGCATCCAAGGTGCCGCCGAGTTTGCGGCCCGTGGGGGCGATGACCGTGACCGTATGTCCGCTTGCGGCCAGGGCATTGGCCGCCAGCGCCAGTTGGCGGTTG
It encodes the following:
- a CDS encoding polysaccharide deacetylase family protein; its protein translation is MIPRSIPVLCYHDVGTPGGHPAELFEAHLQEIVRSGWRTLSCAELLAVLTGKTPVPERSLMLTFDDCHVSMWTEVAPRLRRLGLHGVFFAITDFLGQGPARTPSQCPAPAKLSHGLRLALRQQDFSHFLRASEVRALVEDFGFEVHNHTARHQGCFISHVPTGTVGQGCHWAVAGIYRTEDPRYPVFALGSAYAYDGFWPEELPHAVRLTRRSPEARATDCLTELARSREVIQEVTGNAAVWLCWPWGHFDATSTQAARASGHVGAFTLERGPNAPGTDPFRVQRIGVGRRKSVGWLRRRLAMHATTWGARLFGKRFRSVPPHPDLHSFEVPLA
- a CDS encoding glycosyltransferase family 4 protein; translated protein: MPSILFATNSDKLSGGNRQLALAANALAASGHTVTVIAPTGRKLGGTLDAAVACIPSGPRLGLLQARRILAHTQPDVVHCFHSRVYKAFLFAKLLGARFRLFLNRGVVFVPGSFPLFFLPQLDGIICNSEAAATVLRRLWIPQRKIHRVPNAIAMPEGCPNPATRPSPPWVTFVGGTKPYKGLDIFLRAMASLARRRRDFAVHVVGTHADSRWEALLGPAVERTCFHGAVAHAEVLRVLSATSIFVLASRQESQPNALLEAMACGAAPVATAVGGVPEILTHGRDGILTTPEDPEAIAQAVGRLLDVPSERLLLATAAQRRAGDFSVPTRTARLLAIYGLDGGEE
- a CDS encoding lactate utilization protein, whose translation is MEQSAMVERFRAKAEAVSAVVSEVETMAEAVAYTVDLCVHKEACQILVSGCDESLSPVGRDLCGLKEWGKIIAAPGIDAATRELLVARAKENGISVIENSLREHLGGVDIGFTVCQYGIAETGTLVLDSVSEEVRLATMLGEIHVAVLPKNRIAPTAESIADDLRRMLGRNPNYLALITGASRTADIERVLALGVHGPLELHILLVEEA
- a CDS encoding ABC transporter transmembrane domain-containing protein, with the translated sequence MKLSHEAQNTSSIELLRRTLRYFFPYRARIVVSLVSMGIVAACSAAAAFLVKPALDDIFIRKDEDALVLIPAALIAVFLIKGVFRFLQNYEMNYCGLKVLEQLREELHSRIIRLPVGFFEENQTGMLMSRILNDVTMVRTSLPSMVMLVREALTMVGLVGVVFYRDPAMATLAVVVLPVAAYPFFYFGRKLRQLGRKNQARLSDISAFLQEVFSGIRVVKLFAAEKREDERFRRENGRLVDIAVRQIKYNELSSPVMELIGALGAGVVIWYGGSKVIAGESTPGTFFSFMTALVMLYDPLKKLTSANLDIQKALAGAERIFQVLDDPRLAEEPRGGIPLTPPFQDLVFEHVSFTYPGTTTPALHDICLTVTRGQKVAVVGPSGAGKSTLAALIPRFYLHDSGRILLNGRPIEDYDLASLRRFLGVVSQDNFLFNGSVRDNIAYGRPDAPMEAVIQAAQAAFAHDFITQLPLGYDTIVGERGVKLSGGQKQRITIARAILENPELLILDEATSALDTESERMVQQALDNLMEGRTSLVIAHRLSTVVEADAIVVLEAGRIIAQGRHQELLATCPLYRAIAQMQLGAS